A window of Tatumella citrea genomic DNA:
CTCAGGAAGAAGCGGTGATTGCGTTTGGTAAATTCAAACTGAACCTCGGTACCCGGGAAATGTTCCGTGAAGATGAGCCTATGCCATTAACCAGCGGCGAATTTGCGGTGCTTAAAGCGCTGGTTAGTCATCCTCGCGAACCTTTGTCCCGTGACAAGCTGATGAATCTGGCCCGTGGCCGTGAGTACAGTGCCATGGAACGCTCTATCGATGTTCAGATTTCTCGTCTGCGTCGTATGGTTGAAGAAGACCCGGCGCACCCACGCTATATCCAGACTGTCTGGGGCCTGGGTTATGTATTTGTTCCGGACGGCAGTAAAGCATGAAGCGATTCCGCTTCTCGCCACGCAGTTCGTTTGCACGCACCTTGTTGTTAATCGTTACCTTGCTGTTTGTCAGCCTGGTAACGACTTATCTGGTGGTGCTTAACTTCGCTATTCTGCCAAGTTTGCAGCAATTCAATAAGGTTCTGGCGTATGAAGTCAGAATGCTAATGACGGATAAGCTGCAACTGGAAGATGGGACGCAACTCGAGGTTCCTCCGGCCTTCCGCCGGGAGATTTATCGGGAATTAGGTATCTCACTGTATACCAATGCGGCCGCGGAGGAAGGGGGATTACGTTGGGCACAGCATTACGAATTTCTCAGCGATCAGATGGCTCAGCAACTGGGTGGTCCGACAGATGTACGGGTGGAAGTTAATAAAAATTCCCCGGTAGTCTGGCTGAAAACCTGGTTGTCACCCGATATCTGGGTGCGGGTGCCATTGACAGAAATTCATCAGGGAGATTTCTCCCCGCTGTTCCGTTATACCCTGGCGATTATGCTGCTGGCGATTTGCGGTGCATGGTTATTTATTCGCATGCAAAACCGACCACTGGTTGAACTGGAACACGCTGCGCTGCAGGTTGGACAGGGGATTATTCCCCCGCCACTTCGTGAGTATGGTGCCTCCGAGGTTCGTTCAGTGACCCGGGCGTTTAATCAGATGGCTGCCGGGATCAAACAACTGGCTGATGATCGCACTTTGTTGATGGCAGGTGTCAGTCATGATTTGCGGACCCCACTGACCCGTATTCGCCTGGCAACCGAGATGATGGGAGAAGAAGAGCGCTATCTGTCTGAATCCATCAATAAGGATATTGAAGAGTGCAACGCGATTATCGAGCAGTTTATCGATTATCTGCGAACCGGCCAGGAGATGCAGACCGAACGGGTTGATCTGAATACTGTGCTGGGTGAGGTGGTTGCCGCGGAAAGTGGTTATGAGCGCGAAATTGATAATGCGGTTATGACCAGTGAACTGTTGCTGGATATCAATCCGCTATCCATCAAGCGTGCGGTGGCTAATATGGTGGTCAATGCTGCCCGCTACGGCAATGGCTGGATTAGGGTCAGTAGCGGTCGCGAGCTGAACAGGGCATGGTTCCAGGTTGAAGATAATGGTCCGGGAATAGAGCCGGAACAGATTCAGCATCTGTTACAACCTTTTGTCCGGGGCGACAGCGCACGCAGTACCAGTGGTACTGGCTTAGGATTGGCGATTGTACAGCGTATTATTGATGCGCACCGTGGAGAGCTGGAAATTGGCAGAAGCGAGCAGGGTGGGTTACGTATAAGAGCCTGGTTGCCGGTTCCGGCTTCTGAAGTCTCTCAGACAACCACTTCCGGCCACTGACATCTGAAAAGCTGACGGGAATGTTTCATCCCGTCAGTTGACGGTCAGCTATGCAATACCGGTCCTGCTTTCACCAGCTCTTTACCGGTCGCGGTATCTGTATACTGCTCAAAGTTATCAATAAACTTACGCGCCAGAACCTCTGCATTTTCCTGCCATTTCTCTGCACTTTCCCAGCTGTTGCGCGGATCTAAAATACTGTCATCCACATTTTTCAACGAAACAGGGACTTGCAGGTTAAATACCGGAAGGGTATGCAACGGTGCCTGCTGTAGTTCATCACTCAGAATAGCATTGATAATCGCCCTGGTATCTTTCAGTGAAAGGCGAGAACCTTTGCCGTTCCAGCCGGTATTAACCAGATAAGCTTCTGCCCCGGCAGCCTGCATGCGCTTCAGTAACACTTCAGCGTAACGTGTCGGATGCAGCGTTAAAAAGGCAGCACCAAAGCAGGCAGAGAAGGTTGGCGAAGGTTTTACGATTCCCCGTTCTGTCCCGGCCAGTTTTGCAGTAAAGCCCGATAAAAAGTGGTACTGAGTTTGTTCAGGCGTCAGAAGTGATACCGGAGGGAAAATACCAAAGGCATCGGCTGTCAGGAAGATAACCTTACGTGCATGGCCGGCTTTCGAGACCGGGCTGACAATATTATCAATATGGTTAATCGGGTAAGAAACACGGGTGTTTTCGGTTTTTCTGCCGTCATTGAAGTCAATGCTGCCATCGGCCAGTACGACCACGTTTTCCAGCAAAGCATCACGACGGATAGCCTGATAAATTTCCGGTTCAGCCTCTGCGGACAAATGGATAGTTTTGGCGTAGCAACCTCCTTCAAAGTTGAATACCCCATCATCATCCCAGCCGTGTTCATCATCGCCTATCAGCTCTCTGGCCGGATCGGTGGACAAAGTTGTTTTGCCGGTGCCTGACAGTCCAAAGAATACGGCCACATCGCCTTGTTTTCCAACGTTTGCAGAGCAGTGCATTGAAGCGATATCTTTCAGAGGCAGCAGGTAATTCATTACCGCAAATAGCCCTTTTTTCATTTCGCCGCCGTACCAGGTACCACCAATAAGCTGGATACGTTCTGTCAGGTTAAATGCGACAAAGTTTTCCGAATGCAGACCCTGGGCCTGCCAGTCAGGATTAGTACATTTTGCACCATTCAGGACCACAAAATCGGGCTCAAACTCTGCCAGTTCCGCCTCAGTTGGCCGGATAAACATGTTTTTGACGAAATGCGCCTGCCAGGCCACTTCAGTAACAAACCGGACACTCAGGCGGCTGTCGGGGTTTGCTCCGCAAAAAGCATCTACCACAAACAGACGTTTTCCGGATAGCTGAGAACTGACCAGCTGCTTCAGTGACTGCCAGGTTTCTTCAGACAATGGCTGGTTATCGTTTTTTCCCTTACTACTGTCACTCCACCAGACATTATTGCGGGTAGTGTCATCACGAACGATATACTTATCTTTCGGTGAACGGCCGGTAAAAATCCCGGTATCAACCGAAATCGCCCCATTGTTTGTTAGTGTCCCGCGCTCATATCCCTGCAGCCCGGGATTCATTTCCTCATTAAACAGTGTGTCGTAGTCAGGGTTATAAATAATCTCTGACGGGGCGGTGATACCTAATGGCGAAAGATCGGGTAACTTCCCGTGTCTGGAAGACATACTGCTGCTCCTTTGAATCCTGAAATTGCAAATGAAAGTGCCTGGTTTAATGACTGGCAGATTTATCACGCAGGGGGATAATCTGTCTGATGAATCCAGGCAGTTTACACCGGATGGATATTGCAGAAAGCGGGGGCAGAGAAAAGTGTGATGGTGGTTGTAATTCGACTTAATTGTTGGCATTAATTTAAACAATTTATGTCAACAACCCTGTAAAACGGGGCTTTGGAAGAGCGTGCAGCAAGGCACGCTCTTCCGGTAAATCAATGAATTGAGTCGTTACCGGCCACGGCGTTGTTACGAATATTGGCAACATCGACAGCATCATAAATATAATGCGCGCCGCAATAATCACAATGCATATCTATCTGGCCATCTTCAGCCAAAATTTGGTCAATTTCATCGCTGGCAACAGTCTTAAGAACTTCACCACAACGCTGACGGGAACAGGTGCACTTAAACACCACGTTTACCGGATCGAAGACCGTGACTTCTTCCTGATGATACAGGCGCCATAACACATCAGTCGCGGCCAGAGAGACCAGTTCTTCGGCTTTAACGGTATCTGTCAGAGTTGCCAGATGCTCAAAATCATTGGCATCCGTATCCTGCGCAGGTAATACCTGCAGCAGAATTCCGCCGGCACCTTGTTCATTCTGACGAATGATAATCCGGGTCGGTAACTGCTCGGAACGCATAAAGTAGTCTTCCAGGCAGGCTGAAACTGTATCGCCTTCCAGTCCGACAACACCCTGATAGCGTTCGCCTTTCTCAGGAGTAATTGTGATAATCAGATAGCCATTGCCGACCATCTGTTTCAGTGTACTGCTGGGAGCGATATCGCCACGCACACGGGCGACACCACGCAGTTGCTGATGATTATTGCCATTAATCACAGCCATAGATAACGGACCATCTCCCTGCAACTGCACAGTAATATCCCCTTCAAATTTCAGGGTTGCAGTCATCAGGCTGGTCGCTACCAACAGTTCTGCCAGTAATTCCTGAACCGGCTGAGGATAGTCGTGATCTTTAACAATGTCCTGCAGAGTCTGTGAAACATTCACCAGTTCACCACGGACGGCAACATTGTTGAATAAGAAACGATGGAGTTGGTCTTGTACTGACATAAGGTCTCTCTCAGGGTGAATCGTTTATTCATCACCCGTTAATTTAAATTTAATCAAATGACGACGCTCTTTTTTATCCGGACGTCGATCCGGGTTGGGCATCGTCAGGGCAAACTGTTTGCGGGCTAAGGCTTGCGCATCTCGTTTTTCGATACTCTCAGGGGTTTCCCTGTAAAGCAGTTGCGCATCTGTAGCACTGCCACGACGGTCGCTGATCCCGGTAATGATTACCGTACGTTGGTCATTTCCCTGGCGCAAAATCAGCTGTGCATCCAGTTCAACGTGTTTACCAGGTTTAGTTCGCTGGCCGTTATAGTGTACTTTTCCGCCTTCGATCATCTCTCTGGCGATAGCCCGGGTTTTGTAGAAACGAGCCGCCCAAAGCCATTTGTCCAGCCGGACATCCTGGCCAGGTTCCTGTGGTTTCATGCTGACTCCCGTCATATCATCACACTGCTGTGAGTTACCGGTTGAGCTAAGTCCGCGAGGGTGGCAACTATGAGCAGCCAGCCCTGATAACTGAGTTACTGCTCCCCACGCTACCTGTAAGTATGGGTGGATATCAGTAAATCAAGGAACTGAGCACATCCTGTTCATCGTACCTGCATCTTTGCGATATTACATAGCATGATGCCTGACATTTCCGGGATGATTTCATCACACAACAGCAGCGTTATTTCTCAGTATAACTGAGTGGCTATCACTGACCTGTCAGAGCATTGTCTGCAGGACGGCAGATTACCATATTTGCAGGGGATCAGAACAATGAACGTGGCTCCCGGGGGTTACCCAGGGTTGGATTGAAGCATTTATCGTAATATTGCTGGATGGCGATACTACGCAGATGATCTTTGCGGATACCGCGTAACAACAACACGCAGTTTACCACCAGACATACCACCAGGGCGATTAAGAACAAAGAGGTCACCAGATAACGCCATAACACTCCCTGGCCTGGCACCTCATGCAGAGAGACATGAGTTGTACCATTTGCGTCAACAGCCAGAGCGGTAATGATCCCGCTGGCGTTGAACGGAGTATGTAGCAACATTGCAGAAATGCGCTGCAGTTCATCCCACTGTTCCGGAGCATCCAGATTAAACAATGGCACATCCGGTTGCGGCTGTCTGACAAACTGATGGCCCTGATCACTGATCAGCAGATAGCCTCCGGGAGGCGGGCTGTTCAGCGTTTCGATAGCTTTACGGGTTTCGCTGGTAAAAAAGGTAGCCGCTGCACTGTTAACCAGATTTTCCAGAGTGGTGGCGCTGACCGGGCGAAGCAGCACATTAATCCCGTTGAGTTGTCCTGATTTAGCTTTAGCCACCAGAACATTCCAGTCCCTGGCATTCTCCAGGTTAACCAGGGCATTTTTCAGTCGTGTACAATCCATCGGCTGAGCACATAGCTGATTGGTCTGAATCACAATATCGGAAAAATCATCCAACAATATCATCCCGGATTTTTCGATAGCCAGTGCCAGTTGTGGATTGATTTTGAGAGTATCGGTAGAGCCCGGGTGTAATTGCCGGCGAATTGTTTCCAGCAATGCCAGAGTTTCATCAATCGTTTCGGACTGGGGTAACGGCAAAGGTGTGGCGTTGTTCCAGTAAATCGCCGAGCAGTCAAACGGCATATAGCCGTTCATTCGGTTCCCCTGATAAGTACCGGGTACTGAACACATCCCCTGACCTTTGACATTCAACAGATCACCCACCTGAAGTTTCATGGTTGAGAGTTGTTTGAGTGAGGTGACTTCGATGCGCTGGGTGCCTTGCAACCATGCCAGGCTGAGTTTAAAAGGGGTTCCGGTCGGGACCCAGCTCAACATCATGATCAGTGTGAGAATCGAACCCAACGCCAGAATGGCATTTTTCCGCCAACGCACCAGTGGAAATTCGCGAATTTCATCATGTAAGGAGAGGAAACGTCCCTGACGTACCACCTGTTTGCTGGAGTTGATGTCAATCTCTGTGATTTTTCCCAGATCATGATGAATATAAGGCTTCCAGTATTCAGGGTACCGTAGGTCGATCACACCCAGGGAGATATTGCTCTGTTCCTGATTAGATTCACCAAATAATCCCCAACGTTTTGGAATACCCTGCATGCAGTGTATCTCACGAAAATCACCTGGTCTGGCTGGCCGATAGATAAACCAAACAGATCCGGCGATCATCAACAGAGCGGGAAGGGCCAGCCATAGCATTACCCCGGGCGGAACCAGTTGGCTCAAAAACAGAATCAGCATTGCAAGGCAGATAATCAGAGCTTCTGCAGTACCGTCAGGCCTTGATAGTTGATGTTCTTCCGGGGTTTCTTTACGGATATGCAGTAATTCGATATTACTGCTTCGCTCTTTGCGGATCGACGCCGGGGAGTTGGCCGTCGCAGATCGCTGAGCCGGAAGCTCGGAAATTTCCCGGTCATAACTGGTGAGCTGATGGCCGTTCAGTGCAGTGACCAGCAGGATGTTACCGGCAGGAATGAGCTCTATGCTATTTTCTGCCGTGATAAATTGTTCCCAAAGAGGGGGAAGATGAATCTCTAAAGTATCCAGATAGTAACGGCGTTGTTGGGGTGATTCGGTAGATAGACCGTAGCGGGTGATCGGATGGGTGACCGAATAAACTCTGTTGCTTTTTAGCGTTAATACGGGATTTTTACTGGCACCAGGTCGGTTTATTAACGGAAGGAACGATCTGGTGTGGCCAGGCATACGAGCCAGGTATCTGATAACAGCCTGCTTTTCGTCAGAGGAAATCTTACGGAGCGAGGCGGGCGTCCGTAATAATATTTTCTCCGGGGAAGCCCGGTACCTCGTGACATAAACTATGATGGCGACTGTCAATATAATTGCCAATGCCAATAGTGTGATGATCATGATCATGCAGTGTTCAACCTGGCCCTGAAAAATTCACAAAGGTGATCAATCCCGGAAAAAATGCATTATTGTCATTTTTATCGAAAAAATTGCCATTGACAGTCATCCATGCAACGGAAATGATTTCATTATCAGAGGGTCGTAAATTCCGGAATGTTTGATAAATACGCTATGCTCGAACCATTCTATGATGGACAGTATCTGCAGGGTATCGGTTTATTCTGATTGTACAGCAGACCTTTTCAGGTATAGCGGCGCAGAAAATAATGCCTGACCTGATGGCAGATGTGAAGAGTCACACTGAGATATTTGAGCTGGAAGGGGAAGCGTGGTTCAATAGCTTTCAACTACTAATGCGTTCATAACAACGCTCTTTTCGAGGTTATCAATGGGTCTCCTGAAAAAGCCGGAAATACTAAAAGTCAGTGAGGTTGCCCGTTCCCGACTGTTTACTATCCAGGAAGTATCCCTGGTATTCAGTAACGGAGAGCGGCGGATTTATGAACGAATGAAGCCCTCTTCGCGTGAGGCTGTGATGATCCTGGCGCTGGACGGTGATTCGGTATTGCTGATCGAAGAGTATGCCGTAGGTCTGGAAAGTTATGAGCTGGGTTTCCCGAAAGGACTGATTGATCCAGGAGAAACACCTCTGCAAGCCGCACAACGCGAGCTGAAAGAAGAGGCGGGTTATGGCGCCGGAAAAACAGAGTTACTGGCCAGCCTTACAATGGCCCCTTCTTATTTTTCCAGCCGGATGAACATTATCGTGGCCGAAGACCTCTATCCGGAAAAGCTGGAAGGGGATGAACCTGAACCTCTGGTTCTGCATCGGTGGCCGCTGAATGACCTGTTGTCTTTGCTGGAAAAAGAGCAGTTCAGCGAAGCACGCAATGTCAGCGCCTTATTTTTACTACGTGAATGGCTGATCAGGCAGGGAAGAACGGTCTGACAGTTTATCCGACAGATAAAAAAGCCGGCAATGCCGGCTTTTTTTGGTTCATTGTCAGACTCAGAACAGATCGTGACTCTGACCGTTATCCATGATCGTCGGACTGGAGTCATTCACCGAATATTCAGTAGGCTGAGTTCCGGTAATAAAGTATTCCTGGCGGCTGTTGCTGCCTCCTTTAGACAATTTCCCGGTACTGCGATCAATGGTAACAGTGGTGATCCCTTCCGGTGGAACCAGCGGGCGTAGCGGCACACCGTCCAGTGCTACTTTCATATAATCATCCCAGGCCGGTTGGGCGCTCTTCGCACCACCTTCATAGCCTGAAGCCTGATCTTTAATCGCACCAGACAATGTACTGCGTCCAAGATCGCGGCGGGCATCATCGAAGCCAATCCAGACCGAAGTTGCGATATCCGGGCCAAATCCGGAGAACCATGCATCTTTAGAATTATTGGTTGTCCCGGTTTTACCACCGATATCATTTCGCTTCAGGTCTCTGCCGGCCCGCCAGCCTGTACCCTGCCAGCCTGGTTCACCAAACACATTCGAATTCAGCGCACTTTTAATCAGGAAAGAAAGCTGTGTGCTGATCACATGAGGTGCATATTGCTGATCTGCAGCAGCCTGGTCCGGGGCCTGTTCAAGATCGGTTTGCGGCGGTGTGGTTGGTGCAGCTGATGACTGCCCTGGCTCGGCCACATTTTCAATACTTTCTTCATTGAGTGCCGCGGATTTTGGCGTATCCCCATAAATTACCGGGATATTACATTCCGGGCAGGCAATTTTGGGTTTTTCTTCGAAGGCTGTAGTTCCGTCAGCATTCTCTATCCGTTGGATAAACCACGGGTCGATCAGGAATCCGCCGTTGGTTAGGGTGGCATAGCCACGAACCATTTGCAGAGGGGTGAACGAGGCTGCACCTAACGCCAGAGATTCAGTGTGAACGATATTCTGGGCAGGGAAACCAAGACGCTGTAAGTACTGCACGGCGTAATCAACACCCATTGCCCTCATGGCTCTGACCATGACTACGTTTTTCGACAAACCAAGCCCTTCACGCAGACGGATGGGGCCATCATAAGTGTTTGGCGAGTTATGTGGCCGCCAGTCAGCCCCGGCACCGGCATCCCAACGTGAAATCGGGGCATCATTAAGCATCGTGGCCAGTGTCAGACCTTTATCCATAGCAGCGGTATACAGGAAAGGCTTGATGTTAGAACCGACCTGACGCAGTGCCTGGGTGGCACGGTTAAACATGCTCTGGCCGTAATCGAACCCACCGACCAGGGCAATAATCGCACCGGTTTTTGAGTTTAGTGATACCAGTGCTGAATTGACATCCGGTACCTGAGCCAGCATCCACTGACTGTCAGCCTGACGTACCCAGATAAGCTGACCCGGTTGAACTACCTGATCAACACTACGCGGGGTAGCACCTTGCAGGGTATCGGATTTAAAAGGTCTGGCCCAGCGAACTGCGTCCAGAGACAGCGACAGGGTCGTGCCTCCTTTCATAACTACGCTGGCTGAACCCGGAGTGGCAGACATCACGACTGCCGGATACAAAGGCCCATATACCGGCAAAGAATTCAGTTCATCATTGACCCTGGCGTTGTCCCAGGGTTGATCGGCTGGTTTCCATAACACTTTTTGCGGCCCGCGGTAGCCATGACGCATATCATAGTCGATGACATTTTTACGTACGGCATCCTGCGCTGCAGTCTGCAGTTTGCGGGTAATGGTGGTGTAGACTTTAAAACCATCAGTATAAGCATTATCACCGTAGCGTTTCACCATCTCCTGGCGAACCATCTCGGTAATATAAGGTGCAGTAAACGCAACTTCCGGGCCGTGGTAGCTGGCATCAATTTTTTCCTGACGCGCTTCATCATATTGCTGCTGTGTAATGTAGTTCTGATCCAGCATACGTGACAGGACGACATTACGGCGGGCTAATGCCCTGGCCGGGGAATAGAGCGGGTTGAAGGTCGATGGCGCTTTGGGTAAACCGGCGATCATTGCCATTTCGCTCAGTGTCAGCTGGTCAACATTTTTACCGAAGTACACCTGAGCTGCAGCACCAACACCATAAGCACGATAACCCAGATAGATCTTATTCAGATAAAGTTCGAGAATTTCATCTTTGCTGAGTAGTTGTTCAATACGGATGGCCAGGAAGGCTTCCCTGATTTTCCTCATCAGCGTTTTTTCTGGTGTCAGGAAAAAGTTACGTGCCAACTGCTGAGTAATCGTACTCGCGCCTTGCGTTGCATGGCCTGTCATCAGTGCGATACTGGCGGCACGGAAAATACCTACCGGGTCAACGCCATGGTGTTCATAAAAACGGCTGTCTTCGGTAGCAATGAAGGCCTTTACCATTTCCGGTGGGATCTGGTTGAGCTTAAGTGGCACACGGCGTTTTTCACCAAATTGTGCAATGAGTTCGCCGTCGGCGCTGTACACCTGCATAGGTGTTTGCAGGCGAACGTCTTTCAGCGTGTTTACGTCGGGTAATTGCGGTTCAATATACTTGTATAAGCCATAAACCGAGCCGAGTCCCAGCAATACGCAACACACTGCAAAAATGAATAAATACTTTAAGAACTTCACCTGAAATTTCCCGCTATAGGTCAACCGGACAGTTTATAAACAATCGGCGCGTAGTATAAATGCAAGAGGGATGCTTTGATACGTCATTTTACGGAACGGACACAACGGAGGTGTCGCCGATGTTCTTTTCTCACTGGAATATTGGGCTGGATATACAGCCCGATCAGGTTACTGCCCTGGCGATTCAACGGCAGCGGCGGGGCTGGAAAATCTGTCACCGGTGGCAGCATGCACTAAGCGTTGATCACAGTGTTGAAGCTAATCATCAGCCACAGGAAGAACTGATTCAGTTACTGAGCCAGTGGCAGAAACGATTGCCCGCGAATGTTTCATTGCGGGTAGGTTTACCACCCCATCTGGTATTACGGCGGAATCTGGCGGTTCCGTCAGCAGTGCTTCATGAGCCCCGGCTTGGCCATTATGTTCGTACGGCATCCGGTCAGTTGTTCCCGGAAGGCCATGGAACGCTGGCGATGGATTATCAATACAGCACTGATGATTCTCCACAGGTATCCGTCACAATGGTCAGCCAGTCGGTGCTCCAGCAATGGATAAGGCTTTTCCAGCGTGCCGGACTTCGTCCGGATGTTTTTGAACTCATGCCTGGCTGTCTGGCCGAAATTATGAAGTTACTGCCGCAGAACGAGGACAGAATTTTATTGCATGGCAGCGAGGCATTCTGGATGTGGTCCTGTTGCCGGGATGGTGTTATTAGCTATGGCTGGCAGTTTCGTCAGCAATCACCGGATGCTGGCGGATTGTGCCTGCAACAATGTCCCGAAGCCAGAGAGCGCTTTTTTTGCAGTACTCAACAACAGCCACTACCACCAGGTTTTCACTCTTTTCAGCCTTTTACTTTGTTATCTCACCGCAGTTCTTTGTCTGCGGATCATGAAAGCAGTTTCACTGTTGCTGCCGGGCTCGCTTTGCGTCAGGAGGACAGGCTATGACCCGGGTGAATTTATTGCCGTGGCGCGAAAAAATACTGCATCGCAGAAAGAGAGTCTGGCTGTCCGGAATCTTATTGCTATTACTGACTGTGATTGTCATTTCGACAGGCATCCGTCAATACCTTAAAGGATGTCGGATACGTTCAGATTTATGGGGCAGTCAGCAGCAGGCAGCGATTCAGGGAACTGTTCAACTGCTTGCTTTGCAGCAACAACTGAATCAACAGCTAATTGAATTGCAGAGGAAAAATAGCGCTTATCGGCG
This region includes:
- the pckA gene encoding phosphoenolpyruvate carboxykinase (ATP), with the translated sequence MSSRHGKLPDLSPLGITAPSEIIYNPDYDTLFNEEMNPGLQGYERGTLTNNGAISVDTGIFTGRSPKDKYIVRDDTTRNNVWWSDSSKGKNDNQPLSEETWQSLKQLVSSQLSGKRLFVVDAFCGANPDSRLSVRFVTEVAWQAHFVKNMFIRPTEAELAEFEPDFVVLNGAKCTNPDWQAQGLHSENFVAFNLTERIQLIGGTWYGGEMKKGLFAVMNYLLPLKDIASMHCSANVGKQGDVAVFFGLSGTGKTTLSTDPARELIGDDEHGWDDDGVFNFEGGCYAKTIHLSAEAEPEIYQAIRRDALLENVVVLADGSIDFNDGRKTENTRVSYPINHIDNIVSPVSKAGHARKVIFLTADAFGIFPPVSLLTPEQTQYHFLSGFTAKLAGTERGIVKPSPTFSACFGAAFLTLHPTRYAEVLLKRMQAAGAEAYLVNTGWNGKGSRLSLKDTRAIINAILSDELQQAPLHTLPVFNLQVPVSLKNVDDSILDPRNSWESAEKWQENAEVLARKFIDNFEQYTDTATGKELVKAGPVLHS
- the nudE gene encoding ADP compounds hydrolase NudE, whose translation is MGLLKKPEILKVSEVARSRLFTIQEVSLVFSNGERRIYERMKPSSREAVMILALDGDSVLLIEEYAVGLESYELGFPKGLIDPGETPLQAAQRELKEEAGYGAGKTELLASLTMAPSYFSSRMNIIVAEDLYPEKLEGDEPEPLVLHRWPLNDLLSLLEKEQFSEARNVSALFLLREWLIRQGRTV
- the hslO gene encoding Hsp33 family molecular chaperone HslO, which produces MSVQDQLHRFLFNNVAVRGELVNVSQTLQDIVKDHDYPQPVQELLAELLVATSLMTATLKFEGDITVQLQGDGPLSMAVINGNNHQQLRGVARVRGDIAPSSTLKQMVGNGYLIITITPEKGERYQGVVGLEGDTVSACLEDYFMRSEQLPTRIIIRQNEQGAGGILLQVLPAQDTDANDFEHLATLTDTVKAEELVSLAATDVLWRLYHQEEVTVFDPVNVVFKCTCSRQRCGEVLKTVASDEIDQILAEDGQIDMHCDYCGAHYIYDAVDVANIRNNAVAGNDSIH
- the hslR gene encoding ribosome-associated heat shock protein Hsp15: MKPQEPGQDVRLDKWLWAARFYKTRAIAREMIEGGKVHYNGQRTKPGKHVELDAQLILRQGNDQRTVIITGISDRRGSATDAQLLYRETPESIEKRDAQALARKQFALTMPNPDRRPDKKERRHLIKFKLTGDE
- the envZ gene encoding two-component system sensor histidine kinase EnvZ, which encodes MKRFRFSPRSSFARTLLLIVTLLFVSLVTTYLVVLNFAILPSLQQFNKVLAYEVRMLMTDKLQLEDGTQLEVPPAFRREIYRELGISLYTNAAAEEGGLRWAQHYEFLSDQMAQQLGGPTDVRVEVNKNSPVVWLKTWLSPDIWVRVPLTEIHQGDFSPLFRYTLAIMLLAICGAWLFIRMQNRPLVELEHAALQVGQGIIPPPLREYGASEVRSVTRAFNQMAAGIKQLADDRTLLMAGVSHDLRTPLTRIRLATEMMGEEERYLSESINKDIEECNAIIEQFIDYLRTGQEMQTERVDLNTVLGEVVAAESGYEREIDNAVMTSELLLDINPLSIKRAVANMVVNAARYGNGWIRVSSGRELNRAWFQVEDNGPGIEPEQIQHLLQPFVRGDSARSTSGTGLGLAIVQRIIDAHRGELEIGRSEQGGLRIRAWLPVPASEVSQTTTSGH
- a CDS encoding IgaA/UmoB family intracellular growth attenuator; this translates as MIITLLALAIILTVAIIVYVTRYRASPEKILLRTPASLRKISSDEKQAVIRYLARMPGHTRSFLPLINRPGASKNPVLTLKSNRVYSVTHPITRYGLSTESPQQRRYYLDTLEIHLPPLWEQFITAENSIELIPAGNILLVTALNGHQLTSYDREISELPAQRSATANSPASIRKERSSNIELLHIRKETPEEHQLSRPDGTAEALIICLAMLILFLSQLVPPGVMLWLALPALLMIAGSVWFIYRPARPGDFREIHCMQGIPKRWGLFGESNQEQSNISLGVIDLRYPEYWKPYIHHDLGKITEIDINSSKQVVRQGRFLSLHDEIREFPLVRWRKNAILALGSILTLIMMLSWVPTGTPFKLSLAWLQGTQRIEVTSLKQLSTMKLQVGDLLNVKGQGMCSVPGTYQGNRMNGYMPFDCSAIYWNNATPLPLPQSETIDETLALLETIRRQLHPGSTDTLKINPQLALAIEKSGMILLDDFSDIVIQTNQLCAQPMDCTRLKNALVNLENARDWNVLVAKAKSGQLNGINVLLRPVSATTLENLVNSAAATFFTSETRKAIETLNSPPPGGYLLISDQGHQFVRQPQPDVPLFNLDAPEQWDELQRISAMLLHTPFNASGIITALAVDANGTTHVSLHEVPGQGVLWRYLVTSLFLIALVVCLVVNCVLLLRGIRKDHLRSIAIQQYYDKCFNPTLGNPREPRSLF
- the mrcA gene encoding peptidoglycan glycosyltransferase/peptidoglycan DD-transpeptidase MrcA → MKFLKYLFIFAVCCVLLGLGSVYGLYKYIEPQLPDVNTLKDVRLQTPMQVYSADGELIAQFGEKRRVPLKLNQIPPEMVKAFIATEDSRFYEHHGVDPVGIFRAASIALMTGHATQGASTITQQLARNFFLTPEKTLMRKIREAFLAIRIEQLLSKDEILELYLNKIYLGYRAYGVGAAAQVYFGKNVDQLTLSEMAMIAGLPKAPSTFNPLYSPARALARRNVVLSRMLDQNYITQQQYDEARQEKIDASYHGPEVAFTAPYITEMVRQEMVKRYGDNAYTDGFKVYTTITRKLQTAAQDAVRKNVIDYDMRHGYRGPQKVLWKPADQPWDNARVNDELNSLPVYGPLYPAVVMSATPGSASVVMKGGTTLSLSLDAVRWARPFKSDTLQGATPRSVDQVVQPGQLIWVRQADSQWMLAQVPDVNSALVSLNSKTGAIIALVGGFDYGQSMFNRATQALRQVGSNIKPFLYTAAMDKGLTLATMLNDAPISRWDAGAGADWRPHNSPNTYDGPIRLREGLGLSKNVVMVRAMRAMGVDYAVQYLQRLGFPAQNIVHTESLALGAASFTPLQMVRGYATLTNGGFLIDPWFIQRIENADGTTAFEEKPKIACPECNIPVIYGDTPKSAALNEESIENVAEPGQSSAAPTTPPQTDLEQAPDQAAADQQYAPHVISTQLSFLIKSALNSNVFGEPGWQGTGWRAGRDLKRNDIGGKTGTTNNSKDAWFSGFGPDIATSVWIGFDDARRDLGRSTLSGAIKDQASGYEGGAKSAQPAWDDYMKVALDGVPLRPLVPPEGITTVTIDRSTGKLSKGGSNSRQEYFITGTQPTEYSVNDSSPTIMDNGQSHDLF